A DNA window from Piliocolobus tephrosceles isolate RC106 chromosome 9, ASM277652v3, whole genome shotgun sequence contains the following coding sequences:
- the PRR26 gene encoding LOW QUALITY PROTEIN: proline-rich protein 26 (The sequence of the model RefSeq protein was modified relative to this genomic sequence to represent the inferred CDS: inserted 2 bases in 2 codons; deleted 2 bases in 1 codon; substituted 1 base at 1 genomic stop codon) has product MESSCWDKVSPAQRSPQHGQDWRSLGVGGAGEATRGGLFPVPFPSGDSWPKVTQHWMRFQGQXTTPAHSHCVPQTGXVDHASPWPLHAPDQHKKSTGRQHLCLWXGPRLSLPCLPRLHGMPHIRDTILSETLSGSLVSDRRIKTVAGLRWLWLRKEATPTASRTTLSSSLAPRGRGVNTLTLGRGGCALTDPSSDLFDSLNMFRKLVYSKVRIQAGRTPEQQRSRSSSLDAGLRYSFSTYWEGEKKAKGITPHPRKPHSIPGKANEKNGWSAFRAGEEQSPARCSRITETEILRPELGPGKPRLQDCREQPGSAQGGANGFGESLNSHIPGVACQGAQRKDAGPEKEEAQEDDKRDKRDKRGRRPSSGLSAESG; this is encoded by the exons ATGGAGTCCTCTTGTTGGGACAAGGTCTCCCCAGCACAGAGGAGCCCCCAGCACGGTCAAGACTGGAGGTCCCTGGGGGTGGGTGGTGCTGGGGAGGCCACGCGGGGAGGGCTGTTCCCTGTTCCCTTCCCCTCAGGAGACAGCTGGCCCAAGGTGACACAGCACTGGATGCGATTTCAGGGTC GGACCACGCCAGCCCACAGCCACTGTGTGCCCCAGACCG CTGTGGACCACGCCAGCCCATGGCCACTGCATGCCCCAGACCAACACAAGAAGAGCACAGGCCGACAACATCTTTGTCTATGGTAGGGGCCACGGTTATC CCTGCCCTGTCTCCCCCGGCTTCACGGCATGCCGCACATCAGAGACACGATTCTCTCCGAAACCCTCAGTGGCTCCCTAGTATCCGACAG AAGAATCAAAACTGTGGCAGGCCTGCGATGGCTTTGGTTGAGGAAAGAGGCCACACCCACAGCCAGCAGAACCACGCTCAGCAGCAGCCTAGCCCCGCGTGGAAGAGGCGTGAACACTCTC ACTCTCGGGAGAGGTGGATGTGCACTAACGGATCCCAGCTCTGATCTCTTTGATTCACTGAATATG TTCCGGAAGCTTGTCTACTCGAAGGTCCGCATTCAG GCCGGCAGGACCCCTGAACAGCAGAGATCCCGCAGCTCCTCCCTGGACGCGGGGCTACG TTATTCCTTCAGCACCTACTGGGAAGGTGAGAAGAAAGCAAAAGGCATCACTCCCCACCCGCGAAAGCCTCACAGCATCCCTGGAAAAGCGAACGAGAAGAACGGCTGGTCTGCGTTCAGAGCGGGTGAGGAGCAG AGCCCGGCCCGCTGCAGCAGAATCACCGAGACTGAGATCCTGCGGCCTGAGTTGGGGCCGGGGAAACCACGCCTGCAGGACTGCAGGGAGCAGCCGGGTTCTGCACAG GGAGGAGCAAACGGCTTCGGGGAGAGCCTGAACTCCCACATCCCAGGTGTGGCTTGCCAGGGAGCACAGAGGAAGGATGCAGGTCCCGAGAAGGAGGAGGCGCAGGAGGACGACAAGAGAGACAAGAGAGACAAGAGAGGCAGACGGCCCAGCAGCGGGCTGAGCGCAGAATCCGGCTGA